From Aedes albopictus strain Foshan chromosome 1, AalbF5, whole genome shotgun sequence, one genomic window encodes:
- the LOC134289020 gene encoding uncharacterized protein K02A2.6-like has product MDDKDWPLQPFNEAVESSDLRREWEEWHRSFELILEMKRIECQHEKLVLLLARGGRGLQRIFYNLRPVAEEIYPEPVPVPLIPKETPEYDNAVLRLSKFFIGKRNVRIELELFRTLKQSESESFSQFLLRLRTQAARCEFQEREEIEILQQVTVGAFDERVRDKGLEGTFNLDAITNYAMNREMLLKQKEKAKTLKEEPAVVAAVKLERNARTAFRGKIRTRPFQSGPRPTGGECNRCGSYRHSNDDVRCPAKKARCNNCGKIGHFGRKCRGGYKRFGRRETWKQPKEEANVVTSEDDWNEELPRRPVPEDIQQVSSSPRNNGIITCLVNNFPVDFLIDSGAAINTITEEVWAELQRNNVDVVKRNAQGDRQFSSYASEKPLRVLATLESKISINPSKPITYAEFFVIQGANRSLLSKTTAEELNVLKVGLDVHQVEETVNPFPKFPNVQVKLSVDPSIPPKKVAYLRIPEPMKDKVDEKIQEMLRQDIIEPVRGPPDWISPLVIVPKGKGDVRLCVNMRFPNQAIQREHYPIPVIDTVLNELRGSTVFSRLDMTSAYYHLELHPDSRNVTTFMSNRGLMRFKRLMFGINCAPEIFQRVMTEMLAGIDGVVVYIDDVVVAGRTLDEHDMRLQKVLSVLESNNAKLNLEKCVFRVTELEILGFKVNALGIRPSEEKIAAIRNFRLPETKEEVRSFLGLVNFVGHFIPDLSTRTEPLRKFIRGEIVTFGENQKAAFDDLRNELTTKVRQLGFFDPKDTTELYVDGSPVGLGAVLIQRDKAQWPRIISFASKSLTNAERLYPQTQREALAVVWAVEKYYLYLFGLRFTVFTDHKTLEYIFEGKYRDGRRACSRAQGWALRLQPYDFQIKHIQGANNISDVLSRLCTTEDAPFDESSQHFLCAVGESPDAITLEEIRTETARDPTLTGVVEAMKTQNWPSDLFRFQAFSKELGLIDGIVVREDRIVLPLKLRRRALDIAHRGHPGIVAMRRNLRQYVWWPCMDKEVCSAVTECVGCTAVSGLNPPEPMSRKMMPERAWQEIAIDFLSAKEFATFLVVVDYYSRYLHVIEMKSTTATRTIEALMRIFKDHTFPESIRSDNGPPFSSEEFSQFCASKNIKLVKAIPYWPQMNGLVERQNQGILKALRISKALKTDWRKSLEDYVYMYNTTPHTVTEKPPLELLTGRPVKDLLPSLRTDPHWQRDETIRENDAMKKMQGKLYADHRRHAKESDISIGDIVMLKSYESGKLESTFKMEKFTVLERTGTDTVVVNKDGVKYRRPVAHLKKWPSPSLPSTTSDSSTGSHKTSEQDVLNHEPQDVELPQTSSPMSAPNLAERKEDDRQTTCSSRKRVNHSENDAVPEQSRPTRTKKVPKRYT; this is encoded by the exons ATGGACGATAAGGACTGGCCGTTGCAGCCGTTCAACGAAGCAGTCGAGTCATCGGACCTCAGAAGAGAATGGGAGGAATGGCATCGTTCATTCGAGCTAATCCTTGAGATGAAACGTATCGAGTGTCAGCACGAGAAGCTCGTGTTGTTACTAGCCCGAGGAGGACGCGGATTACAGCGCATTTTTTACAATTTGCGTCCGGTAGCAGAGGAGATataccctgaaccggttccggtgcCGTTGATACCAAAGGAAACTCCCGAATACGACAATGCTGTCTTGAGGTTAAGTAAATTTTTCATCGGTAAACGCAATGTTCGGATTGAACTGGAACTGTTTCGTACGCTCAAACAATCGGAATCTGAGTCGTTCAGTCAATTTTTGTTGAGGTTGCGTACGCAGGCGGCACGCTGCGAATTTCAAGAGCGGGAGGAAATCGAGATTCTTCAGCAGGTGACTGTAGGAGCATTTGATGAGCGGGTCCGAGATAAAGGGCTCGAAGGGACATTCAACCTCGACGCGATCACCAACTACGCTATGAACAGGGAGATGCTTCTTAAGCAGAAAGAGAAAGCGAAGACTTTGAAGGAGGAACCAGCCGTAGTAGCGGCGGTGAAGCTGGAGCGGAATGCAAGGACTGCTTTCAGAGGAAAAATCAGAACCCGGCCATTCCAGTCTGGACCTAGACCAACCGGTGGCGAATGCAATCGGTGTGGTTCATACCGCCATTCGAATGATGACGTGCGTTGCCCAGCTAAGAAAGCCCGTTGCAATAACTGCGGAAAGATCGGCCACTTCGGTAGGAAATGCCGAGGCGGTTATAAACGCTTTGGTCGTCGCGAGACCTGGAAGCAACCGAAGGAAGAAGCCAACGTCGTTACCTCCGAAGATGACTGGAATGAAGAGCTACCTCGCCGTCCGGTTCCGGAAGACATTCAGCAG GTCTCTTCTTCCCCTCGGAACAATGGAATCATAACTTGTCTGGTCAACAATTTCCCCGTCGATTTTCTCATTGACTCTGGGGCAGCGATTAATACAATTACCGAGGAGGTTTGGGCTGAACTACAGAGGAACAATGTTGATGTTGTTAAACGAAACGCTCAAGGGGATCGTCAGTTCTCGTCTTATGCCAGTGAGAAACCCCTCCGTGTTCTAGCTACTCTTGAGTCCAAAATTTCCATCAATCCCTCGAAACCGATTACCTATGCGGAGTTCTTCGTCATACAAGGGGCCAACCGTTCGTTATTGAGCAAAACAACAGCTGAAGAGCTGAATGTGTTGAAAGTCGGCCTAGATGTCCATCAGGTAGAGGAAACTGTAAACCCTTTTCCGAAGTTCCCCAATGTGCAAGTGAAGCTGTCAGTGGATCCTTCAATTCCACCCAAAAAGGTTGCATATCTCAGGATTCCAGAACCTATGAAAGATAAGGTTGATGAGAAGATTCAGGAGATGCTCCGACAGGACATTATTGAACCGGTTCGAGGTCCACCTGATTGGATTTCACCATTAGTGATCGTTCCCAAAGGAAAAGGAGACGTACGACTCTGCGTGAACATGAGGTTTCCGAATCAAGCGATTCAAAGGGAGCACTATCCAATCCCGGTGATTGATACCGTTTTGAACGAACTCCGGGGGTCAACGGTTTTCTCACGGCTAGACATGACCTCCGCCTATTATCATCTGGAACTTCATCCTGATTCCCGTAACGTCACAACATTCATGTCAAACCGAGGATTAATGCGTTTCAAGCGGCTCATGTTCGGGATAAACTGCGCTCCCGAAATATTTCAACGGGTGATGACGGAAATGTTGGCGGGAATCGATGGAGTCGTGGTTTATATAGATGACGTCGTAGTTGCCGGAAGAACTCTGGATGAACATGACATGAGGCTGCAGAAAGTACTATCGGTATTGGAGAGCAACAATGCGAAGCTGAATCTCGAGAAATGCGTATTTCGCGTTACAGAGCTGGAAATTCTGGGGTTCAAAGTAAATGCCCTCGGAATCCGCCCATCTGAGGAGAAGATTGCTGCAATTCGGAACTTTCGCCTGCCGGAAACGAAAGAGGAGGTCCGGAGCTTTCTGGGGCTCGTGAATTTTGTGGGCCACTTTATTCCAGATCTATCAACCCGCACGGAACCGCTTCGTAAATTCATTCGTGGAGAAATCGTAACCTTTGGGGAAAACCAGAAAGCAGCATTTGACGATCTTCGCAACGAGCTAACAACAAAAGTGAGGCAATTAGGTTTTTTCGATCCCAAGGACACGACAGAGCTTTACGTGGATGGCTCTCCAGTAGGCTTGGGGGCAGTGCTTATCCAGCGTGACAAGGCGCAGTGGCCCAGAATCATAAGCTTCGCCTCAAAAAGTCTGACGAATGCTGAACGTTTGTATCCTCAGACACAGCGTGAAGCATTAGCCGTAGTGTGGGCTGTGGAAAAGTACTATCTGTACTTGTTTGGACTCCGCTTCACAGTATTCACGGACCATAAAACTCTCGAATATATTTTCGAGGGGAAGTATCGTGATGGCAGGCGAGCGTGTTCGCGAGCACAGGGCTGGGCTTTGCGGCTCCAGCCTTATGACTTTCAGATCAAGCATATCCAGGGAGCAAATAACATTTCAGATGTCCTATCTCGTCTGTGCACTACTGAAGATGCGCCATTTGACGAGTCATCTCAGCACTTTCTCTGTGCTGTAGGAGAATCACCGGATGCCATTACTCTAGAAGAAATCCGCACTGAGACGGCACGTGATCCAACCCTCACCGGAGTTGTCGAAGCCATGAAAACTCAGAATTGGCCATCGGATCTGTTTCGATTCCAAGCTTTCAGCAAAGAATTAGGGTTGATTGATGGTATCGTGGTACGTGAGGACAGAATCGTCTTACCGTTGAAGTTGCGTCGGCGGGCATTGGACATCGCGCACCGAGGACACCCCGGAATCGTAGCAATGCGCCGCAATTTGCGACAATACGTGTGGTGGCCGTGTATGGACAAGGAAGTTTGCAGTGCTGTAACAGAATGTGTTGGATGTACTGCAGTTAGCGGTCTCAATCCACCTGAACCAATGAGTCGTAAAATGATGCCGGAGAGGGCTTGGCAAGAGATAGCCATTGACTTTCTGTCCGCCAAAGAGTTCGCTACTTTCTTGGTTGTGGTGGATTATTACAGCCGGTATCTTCACGTGATAGAAATGAAGAGCACGACTGCGACGAGGACGATTGAAGCGCTCATGAGGATTTTTAAAGACCACACGTTCCCTGAATCTATTCGCTCGGACAATGGGCCACCATTCTCAAGCGAAGAATTCTCTCAGTTCTGTGCCAGTAAAAACATCAAATTGGTGAAAGCCATACCATATTGGCCTCAAATGAATGGCCTGGTTGAACGCCAGAACCAGGGCATTCTGAAGGCTCTACGGATTTCCAAAGCTCTTAAAACTGATTGGCGGAAGAGCTTGGAGGACTACGTGTATATGTACAATACCACCCCTCACACGGTCACCGAGAAACCTCCCCTGGAACTGCTAACTGGGCGTCCGGTCAAAGACCTGTTGCCTTCCCTGCGGACAGATCCCCATTGGCAACGAGACGAAACCATACGAGAAAACGACGCGATGAAGAAAATGCAGGGTAAGCTTTATGCCGATCATCGCCGACATGCTAAGGAATCGGACATCTCCATCGGGGATATAGTGATGCTGAAGAGCTACGAGTCCGGAAAGCTTGAATCGACTTTCAAGATGGAGAAGTTCACGGTTCTGGAGCGAACCGGTACTGATACAGTTGTTGTCAACAAAGACGGAGTGAAATACCGGCGTCCGGTTGCCCACTTGAAAAAGTGGCCATCTCCATCGTTACCTTCCACCACCTCTGATTCTTCCACAGGTTCCCATAAAACCTCGGAGCAGGACGTCTTGAACCATGAACCCCAGGATGTGGAGCTTCCTCAAACTTCGTCGCCTATGTCTGCACCGAACCTAGCAGAGAGAAAGGAGGATGATCGGCAGACAACGTGTTCATCACGGAAGCGTGTCAACCACTCAGAGAATGATGCAGTACCCGAACAAAGCCGTCCTACAAGAACAAAAAAAGTGCCTAAACGATatacatga
- the LOC109413005 gene encoding fibrinogen-like protein A, which produces MKVTISIIIGVFCVIHYYEAKEVSSDCCNCSANSSGSFGYEILIGKLEDLENKLNEKYNTHKEMKLMLTKLEQAVGQNLTTIMNRSVRILQQQLGLIPFKSCAEIPSHIPGKYKIHPLGFKEPFEAYCEQKIFDGGWTVVQHRFDGSVDFSRNWTEYQNGFGSLDGEFWIGLDKLHHLTKDGNHQLLVELKDYNGSYKFARYEVFEIGSESEKYTLKKLGSYSGTAGDSLKHHISIQFSTEDNATDNVASKCAQTFKSGWWYTDCHFCNLNSFSNKIDEKIGMKWYYFKAKYEALAYSRMMIRKTSNNAETYPWLYI; this is translated from the exons ATGAAGGTGACCATTTCAATTATTATTGGTGTGTTTTGTGTAATTCACTACTATGAAGCAAAAGAGGTGTCAAGTGACTGCTGCAATTGTTCCGCTAATTCAAGTGGGAGTTTTGGCTACGAAATTCTCATTGGTAAACTGGAAGATCTCGAAaacaaattgaatgaaaaatataATACCCACAAGGAGATGAAGTTGATGTTGACTAAACTAGAGCAAGCTGTGGGTCAAAATTTGACCACTATCATGAATCGTTCGGTGAGGATTTTGCAACAGCAGCTAGGTCTAATACCATTCAAATCTTGCGCCGAAATTCCTTCGCATATACCAGGAAAGTACAAAATACATCCATTGGGTTTTAAGGAACCATTTGAGGCGTATTGCgaacagaaaatatttgacggaGGATGGACTGTTGTGCAGCATCGTTTTGATGGATCAGTTGACTTCTCCCGGAACTGGACTGAATACCAGAACGGATTCGGAAGtcttgacggagagttttggattGGACTGGATAAACTACATCATCTTACAAAGGATGGTAACCATCAGCTACTTGTAGAGTTGAAAGATTACAACGGGAGCTACAAATTTGCACGATACGAGGTGTTTGAGATCGGCAGCGAAAGTGAGAAATATACATTGAAGAAACTGGGAAGTTACAGTGGAACCGCCGGAGATTCCTTAAAGCATCACATAAGCATCCAATTTTCAACCGAAGATAATGCTACTGATAATGTTGCCAGTAAATGCGCACAAACGTTTAAGAGTGGATGGTGGTACACTGATTGTCATTTCTG TAACCTCAATTCATTTTCCAACAAAATAGACGAAAAGATTGGTATGAAATGGTATTATTTCAAAGCCAAATACGAAGCGTTAGCATATTCCCGAATGATGATTCGTAAAACTTCAAATAATGCGGAGACCTACCCGTGGCTGTATATATAA